A window from Flavobacterium gyeonganense encodes these proteins:
- a CDS encoding M28 family metallopeptidase translates to MKKNIFYFVFIFLSFYQIAISQVAEDPEIKKMISEVKAENLEATVRKLVTFGTRHTLSDTKSKAKGIGAAQQWVKSEFDKYALESGGRLTSTIDYFTVKADGKRIKADSQLGNVMATLKGTNPNDNRVLIISGHLDSRVSDVMNVTSDAPGANDDGSGVAAVMELAKIMSKRSFSATIIFVAVTGEEQGLYGSRHLAELAKASNWNIIAMLNNDMIGNSLSSETNLRDNTQVRVFSETIPFLETEEEAKMRKATNRDNDSPSRLLARYIKTVTEQYVDQLSVKLVYRNDRFLRGGDHTPFSQNGFTAVRFCEMNENFDRQHQDLRTENNTKFGDLPEFMDFDYLRKNTCANLAVLANLAWSPKAPINVGIEVKNLSNSSTLIWNAPDDKPQFGYHILMRETSSPYWEKTFFTKDTKTEIPYSKDNYFFAVQTVDALGHSSLPVFPIPIR, encoded by the coding sequence ATGAAAAAAAATATCTTTTATTTCGTTTTTATCTTTTTGTCTTTTTATCAAATAGCTATTTCTCAGGTTGCTGAAGATCCAGAGATAAAAAAAATGATTTCTGAAGTTAAAGCTGAAAATTTGGAAGCAACTGTTCGAAAATTAGTCACTTTTGGAACCCGACATACTTTAAGCGATACTAAAAGCAAAGCAAAAGGAATTGGGGCTGCACAACAATGGGTAAAATCTGAGTTTGATAAATATGCCCTGGAGTCTGGCGGAAGATTGACTTCGACAATAGATTATTTTACTGTTAAAGCAGATGGAAAACGAATTAAAGCTGACAGTCAGCTTGGGAATGTAATGGCAACTTTAAAAGGAACAAATCCTAATGATAATCGTGTACTTATTATTAGCGGACATCTTGATTCACGTGTTTCTGATGTAATGAATGTAACATCGGATGCACCTGGTGCAAATGATGATGGTTCAGGAGTTGCTGCTGTAATGGAGCTCGCAAAAATAATGAGTAAAAGATCTTTTTCTGCTACTATCATTTTTGTAGCTGTAACAGGTGAAGAACAAGGACTGTATGGATCCAGACATCTGGCAGAGTTAGCAAAAGCATCTAACTGGAATATTATTGCTATGTTAAATAATGACATGATTGGCAACAGTTTATCTAGCGAAACCAATTTAAGAGACAATACACAAGTCAGGGTGTTTAGTGAAACTATTCCTTTTTTAGAAACTGAAGAAGAAGCTAAAATGCGTAAAGCAACTAATCGCGATAATGATAGTCCTTCAAGATTATTAGCCCGTTATATCAAAACAGTAACAGAACAATATGTTGATCAGCTTTCTGTAAAATTAGTGTATAGAAATGATCGTTTTTTACGCGGTGGTGATCATACTCCATTTAGTCAAAATGGTTTTACTGCGGTTCGTTTTTGTGAAATGAATGAAAACTTTGATCGTCAGCATCAGGATTTAAGGACAGAAAACAACACTAAATTTGGTGATCTCCCTGAATTTATGGATTTCGATTATTTGAGAAAAAACACCTGTGCCAATTTAGCTGTTTTGGCTAATCTGGCCTGGTCTCCAAAAGCTCCGATAAATGTTGGAATTGAAGTTAAAAACCTTTCTAATTCATCTACTTTAATTTGGAATGCTCCAGATGATAAACCACAATTCGGATACCATATTTTGATGCGTGAAACTTCATCACCTTATTGGGAAAAGACTTTTTTTACAAAAGATACTAAAACTGAAATTCCATACTCTAAAGACAACTATTTCTTTGCTGTACAGACAGTTGATGCCTTAGGTCATTCAAGCCTCCCTGTTTTTCCAATTCCAATTAGATAA
- a CDS encoding DUF2157 domain-containing protein has protein sequence MREFEEERTQKLFERNFITEEQLTQIKSYRSLGIFSLNAELKMFLYLSVLLFTSGIGILIYENIDTIGHIAILSLLLIVTIVCFYFCFKNSKGFQKSETTFESPVLEYLVLLANILTCIFIGYLQFQYKPFGTHYGLATLVPTLVSFICAYYFDNKSVLTIAITGLAAYVGFSVTPQDLFHNDFYSHQELSYSAIILGGLLILWTIYSSGISLKMHFNLIYLTFALHMISIASISNMVNEYNGLWILFSAVLAGSCFYFYKTSYVQKAISLYVFMIIYAYIGINIFLFRIFENIDFQDIWMLFVLAIPAYFIGSIVLFIKLIKKFNKETAE, from the coding sequence ATGAGAGAATTTGAAGAAGAGCGTACTCAAAAACTATTTGAGAGAAATTTTATTACCGAAGAACAATTAACTCAGATCAAAAGTTATCGCAGTTTGGGCATTTTTTCGCTTAACGCTGAATTAAAAATGTTTTTGTATTTATCAGTTTTGCTTTTTACATCCGGAATCGGAATTTTAATTTACGAAAACATAGATACAATTGGACACATTGCAATTTTATCTTTGTTATTAATCGTAACGATTGTTTGCTTTTACTTCTGTTTTAAAAATTCAAAGGGATTCCAAAAATCAGAAACTACATTCGAAAGTCCAGTTCTGGAATATTTGGTTCTTTTGGCAAACATTCTAACCTGTATCTTTATTGGCTATTTACAATTTCAATACAAACCTTTCGGGACACATTACGGCTTAGCGACATTAGTTCCAACACTTGTAAGTTTTATTTGTGCGTATTATTTTGACAACAAAAGCGTGTTGACTATTGCCATTACGGGTTTGGCTGCTTATGTAGGCTTTTCTGTGACGCCTCAGGATTTATTTCATAATGATTTTTATTCCCATCAGGAGCTAAGTTATTCTGCCATAATTCTGGGCGGTTTATTGATTTTATGGACAATTTACAGTTCAGGAATTTCTCTTAAAATGCATTTTAATTTAATTTATCTAACATTTGCATTACACATGATTAGCATTGCTTCAATTAGTAATATGGTCAATGAGTACAATGGTTTATGGATCCTTTTTTCTGCCGTTCTTGCTGGATCATGTTTTTATTTTTATAAAACAAGTTATGTGCAGAAGGCTATTTCCTTATATGTTTTTATGATTATTTATGCTTACATCGGAATCAATATTTTTCTCTTCAGAATTTTTGAGAATATAGATTTTCAGGATATTTGGATGCTGTTTGTTTTAGCTATTCCAGCCTATTTTATTGGCTCAATAGTCTTGTTTATAAAATTGATTAAAAAATTTAACAAAGAAACAGCAGAATGA
- a CDS encoding anti-sigma factor: MEAQEYIESGILELYVYGLLTETENLEIAEMAKNNPEVENEIISIEKAIVALSSSFSPFHSVENFEKIKTRLELKYGKVVEMKPASNRTQYIGWAAAVLLLLGLGYQTLELTKTKDVITTVGNEKNKIERDFAYLDKQNKEIEKSLTIVRDIKNTGVTLGGQAVSPTSFAKVYWNKDTKTTYIDAAGLPKPPKGKVYQVWALKLSPTLTPTSIGLLSDFDTNNQKIFAVDQTVYAEAFGITLEPEGGSPSPTMEQLYTLGKV; this comes from the coding sequence ATGGAAGCACAAGAATATATAGAATCAGGAATTCTGGAACTTTATGTTTATGGTTTATTGACTGAAACTGAAAACCTGGAAATAGCCGAAATGGCAAAAAATAATCCTGAAGTTGAGAACGAAATTATTTCAATAGAAAAAGCTATAGTTGCCTTATCATCGAGTTTTTCTCCTTTTCATTCGGTAGAAAATTTTGAAAAAATAAAAACCCGATTAGAACTGAAATATGGCAAAGTAGTCGAAATGAAACCTGCATCAAACCGAACTCAATATATTGGCTGGGCTGCAGCAGTATTATTATTGTTAGGTTTGGGTTATCAGACTTTAGAACTTACAAAAACAAAAGATGTTATTACAACTGTGGGTAACGAAAAAAACAAAATTGAAAGAGATTTTGCTTATTTAGACAAACAAAATAAAGAAATAGAAAAAAGTTTAACCATTGTAAGGGATATTAAAAACACTGGCGTAACATTAGGAGGTCAGGCCGTTTCTCCTACATCTTTTGCAAAAGTATACTGGAATAAAGATACCAAAACAACTTATATTGATGCTGCTGGTCTTCCAAAACCACCAAAAGGAAAAGTATATCAGGTTTGGGCACTTAAACTAAGTCCTACTCTAACTCCTACAAGTATTGGTTTATTAAGTGATTTTGACACCAATAATCAAAAAATATTTGCTGTAGATCAGACTGTTTACGCTGAAGCTTTTGGTATTACACTGGAACCTGAAGGAGGTAGTCCGTCTCCAACAATGGAACAGTTATATACTTTAGGAAAAGTTTAA
- a CDS encoding T9SS type A sorting domain-containing protein translates to MKKALPLLFFLLSFSTIFAQNYYMSAPEGFGAAATGGGTPTAANTVTVSTLSQLDLALKSTSTSVILVSGTIDFDKEYKYTFSNKTILGLPGARFRNLQIDPTSSTVSKAVSGMLYIQKNSNNIIIRNLIFQGPGAFDVDGNDNLTNEGTNVWVDHCEFQDGMDANFDIKGSADNITVSWCKFIYLKAATSGGSGGSADHRFSGLVGSAITDAPADGRFSVTFKNCYWADGCKERMPRARNAELHILNCYYKTSVSSSRAIALGAGNNGTTCYVENCNFEQVNTISNPVSEGTDPTNVGLKSVNCVRGLPSVAVDPTYGKTVSKPSYIYTTLSTADVVTYVTNTNCGAGATLQVTADGTISASCPNTLGINDNVANLDIKYYPTVIDNILNIEFSSIESGKAIIEIYSPNGSKVYTTSKNISGNEKLELNIANITRGVYICKVQIENRVKTFKLLKG, encoded by the coding sequence ATGAAAAAAGCATTACCCCTACTTTTTTTTCTACTTAGCTTTTCTACTATTTTTGCTCAGAATTATTACATGTCAGCGCCTGAAGGTTTTGGTGCGGCAGCAACTGGAGGCGGAACGCCAACTGCTGCTAATACTGTTACGGTTTCAACTTTATCACAATTGGACTTAGCTCTTAAATCAACTTCAACCTCTGTAATTTTAGTTTCTGGAACTATCGATTTTGATAAGGAATACAAATATACATTTAGCAATAAAACAATTTTAGGACTACCAGGTGCAAGATTTCGTAATCTGCAGATAGATCCAACTAGTTCTACAGTATCCAAAGCCGTTTCAGGAATGCTTTACATACAAAAAAATTCTAATAATATAATTATTAGAAATCTTATTTTCCAAGGTCCTGGCGCTTTTGATGTAGATGGAAACGATAACCTTACTAATGAAGGTACTAATGTTTGGGTAGATCATTGTGAGTTTCAGGATGGAATGGATGCTAATTTTGACATCAAAGGCAGTGCAGACAATATAACTGTTTCATGGTGTAAGTTTATTTACTTAAAAGCTGCAACATCAGGAGGTTCGGGAGGATCTGCTGATCATCGTTTTTCAGGTTTAGTTGGTTCAGCAATTACCGATGCTCCTGCTGATGGAAGATTCAGTGTTACCTTTAAAAACTGTTATTGGGCTGACGGCTGTAAAGAAAGAATGCCAAGAGCTCGAAATGCTGAATTACATATCCTAAATTGTTACTATAAAACTAGTGTTTCAAGTTCAAGAGCAATTGCTTTAGGTGCAGGAAATAATGGCACAACCTGTTATGTAGAGAATTGTAATTTCGAACAGGTGAATACAATTTCAAATCCTGTGAGTGAAGGTACAGATCCTACTAATGTTGGATTAAAATCCGTTAATTGTGTTAGAGGTCTACCCTCAGTAGCTGTTGATCCAACTTATGGAAAAACTGTTTCAAAACCATCTTATATCTACACTACACTTTCTACAGCTGATGTAGTGACGTATGTAACAAATACTAATTGCGGCGCAGGAGCCACATTACAAGTCACTGCTGATGGTACAATTTCTGCAAGTTGCCCTAATACATTAGGAATAAATGATAATGTTGCCAACTTAGATATTAAATATTATCCAACAGTAATTGATAATATTTTAAACATTGAATTTTCAAGTATTGAAAGCGGTAAAGCAATTATAGAGATTTATTCTCCTAATGGCTCAAAAGTTTATACTACTTCTAAAAATATTTCAGGCAATGAAAAATTAGAATTGAATATTGCAAATATTACCAGAGGTGTTTATATCTGTAAAGTACAAATTGAAAACAGAGTTAAAACTTTTAAACTTTTAAAAGGATAA
- a CDS encoding RNA polymerase sigma factor, with translation MSQEELLALIYKKDERAFTHLYDMYSKSLFSVINVLIKNREEAEDVLQEVFVKIWKNIDSYNEGKGRFYTWILNIARNTSIDKLRSKNFNNSQKNLSSDNFVHLLDDSNKLVNKIDTIGIQEFVKKLKPKCIEIIDLLFFKGYTQQEASEELAIPLGTVKTQNRNCINDLRNYLKI, from the coding sequence ATGAGTCAGGAAGAATTATTAGCTTTAATCTACAAAAAAGACGAAAGAGCCTTCACCCACTTGTATGACATGTATTCGAAAAGCTTGTTTTCAGTCATCAATGTTTTAATAAAAAACCGCGAAGAAGCAGAAGATGTTTTACAGGAAGTTTTCGTAAAAATCTGGAAAAACATAGATTCTTATAATGAAGGAAAAGGACGTTTTTATACCTGGATCCTCAACATTGCACGAAATACTTCTATTGATAAATTAAGATCTAAAAATTTTAATAATAGCCAAAAAAACCTTTCCTCTGATAATTTCGTACATCTGTTAGACGACAGTAACAAACTCGTAAACAAAATTGATACAATTGGAATTCAGGAATTTGTAAAAAAATTAAAACCTAAATGTATTGAAATTATCGATTTGTTATTCTTTAAAGGATATACCCAGCAAGAAGCTTCAGAAGAATTGGCAATACCGCTGGGAACTGTCAAAACACAAAACAGGAACTGTATTAATGATTTACGTAATTATTTAAAAATATAA
- the menD gene encoding 2-succinyl-5-enolpyruvyl-6-hydroxy-3-cyclohexene-1-carboxylic-acid synthase → MIYPKIPLAQSIIEICSAKGIHNIIISPGSRNAPLTIGFAQNPNFKCYSIADERCAAFFALGIAQQTKKPTAIVCTSGSALLNYYPAVAEAFYSQIPLIVISADRPQNKIDIGDGQTIRQQNVFQNHSVFNANLTEESSEENDLKINKAIEMAILQKGPVHINAPFEEPLYETTDTLSVEPKITPADEIIGKKAIENVADFVSIWNSAKRKLVLVGVNEGDSIDPKTIENLAKDPSVVVLTETTSNLHHPNFINSIDTLITPFDDSDFKEFEPEILITFGGMVVSKRIKGFLRKYKPQHHWHIDTLRAYDTFNALTKHFVMQPNDFFNDLLPKTIFTESEYFEQINQVYQLRKIKRGKYLEKIPFSDFEVFKEIIESLPKNSQLQISNSSAIRYAQLIDIDSSIEVFCNRGTSGIDGSTSTAIGAAVASQKQTVFITGDISFLYDSNALWNAYIPKNFKIILINNGGGGIFRILPGHEEKPVFNTYFETSHHLTAEHLAKMYHMNYFTAADTDSLEKNIKSFYETNDAPAILEIFTPTAENDVVLKQYFKELI, encoded by the coding sequence ATGATTTACCCCAAAATACCACTTGCTCAAAGCATTATCGAAATTTGCTCGGCAAAAGGAATTCACAACATTATAATTTCTCCGGGATCAAGAAATGCCCCTTTAACGATTGGTTTCGCCCAAAATCCTAATTTTAAGTGTTACAGTATTGCAGATGAGCGTTGTGCTGCATTTTTTGCTTTGGGAATTGCCCAGCAAACAAAAAAGCCAACGGCTATTGTCTGTACATCCGGGTCGGCATTATTAAATTATTATCCCGCTGTAGCCGAAGCATTTTACAGCCAGATTCCGTTGATTGTAATTTCGGCAGATCGTCCGCAAAATAAAATTGATATTGGTGATGGTCAAACGATTCGTCAGCAAAATGTTTTCCAGAATCATTCGGTTTTCAATGCTAATTTAACTGAAGAATCTTCGGAAGAAAATGATCTGAAAATAAATAAAGCTATAGAAATGGCAATTCTTCAAAAAGGCCCCGTTCACATTAATGCACCTTTTGAAGAGCCTCTTTATGAAACCACAGACACACTTTCAGTTGAACCAAAAATCACACCTGCTGATGAAATCATTGGAAAAAAAGCAATTGAAAATGTAGCAGATTTTGTTTCAATTTGGAATTCAGCTAAGCGAAAACTGGTTTTAGTTGGTGTAAATGAAGGAGATTCTATTGACCCAAAAACAATTGAAAACCTGGCTAAGGACCCATCAGTTGTTGTACTGACTGAAACTACTTCTAATTTGCATCATCCCAATTTTATTAATAGTATAGACACTTTAATTACGCCTTTTGATGATTCAGACTTTAAGGAATTTGAACCTGAAATTTTAATAACCTTTGGAGGAATGGTGGTTTCCAAGCGTATTAAAGGCTTTCTAAGAAAATACAAACCACAGCATCACTGGCACATTGATACGCTGCGTGCTTATGACACATTCAACGCACTGACCAAACATTTTGTAATGCAGCCAAATGATTTTTTTAATGATTTATTGCCTAAAACTATTTTTACAGAAAGTGAATATTTTGAGCAAATTAATCAGGTCTATCAGCTGCGAAAAATTAAAAGGGGAAAGTATTTAGAAAAAATACCATTTTCAGATTTTGAAGTATTCAAAGAAATAATCGAATCTTTGCCAAAAAACAGTCAGTTACAGATTAGTAACAGTTCGGCTATTCGATATGCACAATTAATTGATATTGATTCTTCTATCGAGGTTTTTTGCAATAGAGGCACGAGTGGCATCGATGGAAGTACCTCCACAGCAATTGGCGCTGCTGTAGCGAGTCAAAAACAAACCGTTTTTATTACCGGCGATATTAGCTTTTTATACGACAGCAACGCTTTGTGGAATGCTTATATTCCTAAAAATTTCAAAATTATTTTGATTAATAATGGAGGAGGAGGAATCTTCAGGATTTTGCCGGGCCATGAAGAAAAACCTGTTTTTAATACTTATTTTGAAACTTCACACCATTTAACAGCAGAGCATCTGGCAAAAATGTATCACATGAATTATTTTACGGCAGCTGATACAGATTCATTAGAGAAAAACATCAAATCTTTTTATGAAACCAATGACGCTCCTGCTATTTTAGAAATATTTACGCCTACTGCTGAAAATGATGTTGTTTTGAAACAATATTTTAAAGAGTTGATTTAA
- the argH gene encoding argininosuccinate lyase — MKLWEKGIPTDKKIEQFTVGNDRELDLVLAKYDALGSIAHAKMLGQIGLLTQEETTSLVDALNEIIADVVVGNFEIEDSFEDVHSKIEYLLTMKLGDAGKKIHTARSRNDQVLVDVHLYLKDELKAIKEQVKNLFDLLMESAEKHQNVLLPGYTHLQIAMPSSFGMWFSAYAESLIDDITMLNAASKIVDQNPLGSAAGYGSSFPINRSFTTQELGFETLKYNAVAAQMSRGKAEKTVAFAMTSVAGTLSKFAMDVCLYMSQNFDFISLPAHLTTGSSIMPHKKNPDVFELIRGKCNKIQSLPYEITLITNNLPSGYHRDLQLLKEGLFPAIQNLKACLDIAIFSIKDITVKDHILEDKKYDYLFTVDTLNEMVVAGMPFRDAYKAVAEQLEAGTYKSPKETKHTHEGSINNLCLENIKDKMKTAY; from the coding sequence ATGAAACTTTGGGAAAAAGGAATACCAACAGATAAAAAAATCGAACAATTCACCGTTGGAAACGATCGTGAACTGGATTTAGTTTTAGCAAAATACGATGCTTTAGGTTCAATTGCGCACGCCAAAATGCTAGGGCAAATTGGCTTGTTAACTCAGGAAGAAACTACTTCTTTAGTTGATGCATTAAACGAAATCATTGCTGATGTCGTTGTTGGAAATTTCGAAATCGAAGACAGTTTTGAAGACGTACATTCCAAAATTGAATATTTACTAACGATGAAATTAGGTGATGCCGGAAAGAAAATCCACACGGCACGTTCCCGTAACGATCAGGTTTTAGTAGACGTTCATTTGTATTTAAAAGACGAATTAAAAGCGATAAAAGAACAGGTAAAAAACCTTTTTGATTTGTTGATGGAATCAGCAGAAAAACATCAAAATGTGTTATTGCCGGGTTATACGCATTTGCAAATCGCGATGCCATCGTCATTCGGAATGTGGTTTTCGGCTTATGCAGAAAGTCTGATTGACGATATTACAATGCTAAACGCTGCATCAAAAATTGTAGATCAGAATCCGTTAGGATCTGCGGCAGGTTACGGAAGCTCTTTTCCGATCAACAGGAGTTTTACCACGCAGGAATTAGGCTTTGAAACTTTAAAATACAATGCCGTTGCAGCACAAATGAGCCGTGGAAAAGCAGAAAAAACAGTTGCTTTTGCCATGACAAGTGTTGCGGGTACTTTATCAAAATTTGCTATGGACGTTTGTTTGTACATGAGCCAGAATTTTGATTTTATTAGTCTGCCTGCCCATCTTACAACGGGTTCGAGCATTATGCCTCATAAGAAAAACCCAGATGTATTTGAATTGATCAGAGGAAAATGCAACAAGATTCAGTCTCTTCCTTACGAAATCACTTTAATTACGAATAATCTTCCAAGCGGGTATCACAGAGATCTACAGCTTTTAAAAGAAGGTTTGTTTCCTGCGATTCAAAACCTGAAAGCTTGTCTGGATATTGCTATATTTTCTATTAAAGATATTACGGTGAAAGATCATATTTTGGAAGATAAAAAATATGATTATTTGTTTACAGTTGATACTTTAAACGAAATGGTGGTTGCAGGAATGCCTTTTAGAGATGCCTATAAAGCCGTTGCAGAACAATTGGAAGCAGGAACGTATAAATCTCCAAAAGAGACCAAACACACCCATGAAGGAAGTATTAATAATTTGTGCTTAGAGAATATAAAAGATAAAATGAAAACAGCTTATTAA
- a CDS encoding M20 family metallo-hydrolase has product MKNIETLTREAIELLRNLIETPSFSSEEDQTALLIENWFTQNEIPFKRENNNVWAFNKNFDENKPTLLLNSHHDTVRPNQAYTNDPFKAIEKDGKLFGLGSNDAGGCLVSLLATFVHFYENQNLSHNIVIVASAEEESSGKNGLNSVLKHLPELDCAIVGEPTLMQLAVAEKGLLVLDVKVKGTASHAAHQNDDNALYKSIPVMEWFKNYKFDKISDVLGPVKMTVTQINAGKQHNVVPSECDLVVDIRVNDCYTNSEILEVVTANVNAEVTPRSMHLNASSIPIAHGLVQAGIALGRTTYGSPTLSDQSVLSCQSLKLGPGETLRSHSADEFIFVNEIEEGVDLYIKILTDFFKL; this is encoded by the coding sequence ATGAAAAATATAGAAACGCTTACCCGGGAAGCAATTGAATTATTAAGAAATCTGATTGAAACGCCTTCATTTTCGAGTGAAGAGGATCAAACAGCTCTTTTAATAGAAAATTGGTTCACTCAAAACGAGATTCCTTTCAAAAGAGAAAATAACAATGTGTGGGCTTTCAATAAAAATTTCGACGAAAATAAACCAACGCTTTTACTAAACTCTCATCATGATACTGTAAGACCAAATCAGGCATACACTAATGATCCTTTCAAAGCTATTGAAAAAGATGGTAAGCTTTTCGGTCTAGGAAGTAATGATGCAGGAGGCTGTCTGGTTTCGTTATTGGCGACGTTTGTACATTTTTATGAAAATCAAAATTTATCACATAATATTGTTATTGTTGCTTCGGCAGAAGAAGAAAGCAGTGGTAAAAATGGTTTAAACAGTGTTTTAAAACATTTGCCGGAGCTGGATTGCGCCATTGTGGGTGAGCCAACTTTGATGCAATTAGCCGTTGCAGAAAAAGGTCTTTTAGTTTTAGATGTAAAAGTAAAAGGAACTGCAAGCCACGCTGCACATCAAAATGATGATAATGCCTTATACAAATCAATTCCGGTAATGGAATGGTTTAAAAACTATAAATTCGACAAAATTTCAGACGTTTTAGGTCCAGTGAAAATGACCGTGACTCAAATAAACGCAGGAAAACAGCATAATGTAGTACCTTCAGAATGTGACTTGGTGGTTGATATTCGTGTAAACGACTGTTACACTAATTCTGAAATTTTAGAAGTAGTTACAGCCAATGTAAATGCCGAAGTTACCCCAAGATCCATGCATTTAAATGCTTCGTCTATTCCAATCGCCCATGGTTTGGTTCAGGCCGGAATCGCTTTAGGAAGAACAACGTATGGTTCTCCAACACTTTCAGACCAGTCAGTTTTAAGCTGCCAGTCTTTAAAATTAGGACCGGGAGAAACATTACGATCGCATTCAGCAGACGAATTTATATTTGTAAATGAAATTGAAGAAGGAGTCGATTTGTATATCAAAATACTAACCGATTTCTTTAAATTATAA
- a CDS encoding GNAT family N-acetyltransferase, protein MNLTLRPATSNDLGKILDIVNHSILHTTANYSYEIQNLEVQTKWFEDKTAKNLPVVVADLDGEVVGFGSYGQFREKIGYQYTVEHSVYVIDNVIGKGVGSKLLTELIRLAKAQGYHVMIGAIDADNTGSIAFHEKFGFVSIGTIREVGYKFDHWLDLVFMQLILE, encoded by the coding sequence ATGAACTTAACACTTAGGCCCGCGACATCAAACGATTTAGGCAAAATCCTGGACATCGTTAATCATTCTATCTTGCATACTACAGCAAATTATAGTTATGAAATTCAAAATTTGGAAGTTCAGACGAAATGGTTTGAAGATAAGACAGCTAAAAATCTTCCGGTAGTGGTGGCTGATTTAGATGGTGAAGTTGTTGGTTTTGGAAGTTATGGGCAATTCCGTGAAAAAATTGGCTATCAATATACGGTTGAACATTCAGTATATGTTATAGATAATGTAATCGGAAAAGGTGTTGGTTCAAAATTGTTAACTGAGTTGATTCGGTTAGCAAAAGCTCAGGGATATCACGTTATGATTGGCGCGATCGATGCTGATAATACTGGAAGTATTGCTTTTCATGAAAAATTTGGATTTGTTTCTATTGGAACAATTCGTGAAGTTGGTTACAAATTTGATCATTGGCTTGATCTTGTATTCATGCAATTGATTTTGGAATAA
- a CDS encoding tRNA dihydrouridine synthase: MDFTLLSSPLQGFTDFRFRNAQNKIFGGIDTFYSPYIRLNGKLVIKSSYERDLLPENNIGLEVIPQVITNDADEFLFVAKYVRALGYKELNWNLGCPYPMVTKSGMGSGLIKNTDQINHILDRAHTETDIIVSMKMRLGYETTEEILDVLPILDTYPIKNIAIHARIGKQLYKGGVHLDAFQQCIDNTKHKLYYNGDITSVAKFHEMQNRFPTIDHWMIGRGLIADPFLPSMIKNNSPEYPANRMELFSDFHDTLYAIYSESLSGQTHILLKMYHLWEYFAETFSNPHKVLKLIKKAKSFRNYEAAVASIFKNEK; the protein is encoded by the coding sequence ATGGATTTTACCCTGCTCTCATCACCTTTACAAGGATTTACCGATTTTCGTTTTAGAAATGCCCAAAACAAAATTTTTGGCGGAATTGATACATTTTATTCTCCTTACATTCGTCTGAATGGAAAATTGGTTATAAAATCATCTTATGAACGAGATTTACTTCCTGAAAATAATATTGGCCTAGAGGTAATTCCGCAAGTAATAACAAATGATGCAGATGAATTTTTATTTGTTGCTAAGTATGTCAGGGCATTAGGTTATAAAGAATTAAACTGGAATTTAGGATGTCCGTATCCAATGGTTACCAAATCCGGAATGGGCTCGGGTTTGATTAAAAACACTGATCAAATAAATCATATTCTGGACAGGGCACATACTGAAACCGATATTATTGTATCTATGAAAATGAGGCTGGGATATGAGACTACAGAAGAAATTCTGGATGTTTTGCCAATTTTAGATACCTACCCTATTAAAAATATTGCTATTCATGCCCGTATTGGCAAACAGTTATACAAAGGCGGTGTACACTTGGATGCGTTTCAGCAATGTATTGACAATACAAAGCATAAATTGTATTATAATGGAGATATTACTTCGGTAGCAAAATTTCATGAAATGCAGAATCGTTTTCCAACCATAGACCATTGGATGATTGGACGAGGATTAATCGCTGATCCTTTTTTGCCTTCGATGATAAAAAACAACAGCCCGGAATACCCTGCAAACCGAATGGAATTATTCAGTGACTTTCATGATACTTTATATGCTATTTACAGCGAATCATTATCCGGACAAACGCATATTTTACTAAAAATGTATCATTTATGGGAATATTTTGCAGAAACATTTTCAAATCCGCATAAAGTATTAAAACTGATAAAAAAAGCAAAAAGCTTTCGAAATTATGAAGCAGCAGTTGCCTCAATTTTCAAAAATGAAAAATGA